The genomic interval GCTGGTGGTGCACCTGGTGGCGCATCTCGCCGTGCCACGGCAGGAAGAACTTCGGGCGCGTCAGGTCGAGGATGAGCTTGAGCTCCTCGCGGCTGGCGTGACCGGACGTATGCACCTTGTAGGCGGGCGGGTAGAGGACGTTGACGCGGCTGGCGTAGAGCTGGTTGATTACGCGCCCGACGGCCTCCTCGTTGCCAGGGATGGGGTTGGAGGAGAGGATGACCGTGTCGCCCGGCTTGAGGCGGATCTTCCGGTGCGTGCCGTTGGCGAGGCGCGAGAGGGCCGCCATCGGCTGACCTTGTGACCCGGTGCACAAGAAGAGGACCTTGTCGTCCTGCATGTCGCCGAGGTCGTCCGTGCTCACGAAGGCGTGCTTGGCCTCCAGGTAGCCGAGCTCCTGGGCGATGCCGATGGCCTTGACCATCGACCGCCCCTCCATGACCACGCGCCGGTCGTAGCGCTCGGCGATGCGCACGAAGTTCTGCAGACGGTGCACATGGCTCGAGAACGTCGTGACGATGACGCGCCCCTTGGCCTTGGCCACGATCTCGTCCACCGCCATGGCCACATCGTGCTCGCTCGGCGTGTAGCCGGGGCGCTCGGCGTTGGTGCTGTCCGAGATGAGGAGCAGCACGCCGTCGGCGCCCGCCTGGGCGAGCTTGTGGAGGTGGCTCGTCTTGCCGTCCGCCGGGTTGTAGTCGAGCTTGAAGTCGCCCGAGTGCACCACGCGTCCGATGGGCGTGTGGACGATGATGCCGGAGTTGTCGGGGATGGAGTGGGTCATGCGGAAGAAGTCGACCGTGAAGCTCTTGCTGACCTTCACGCGCGCGTCCGTGCTGATCTCGCGCAGGTCGACGTCGGACTCGCTGAGCTTGAACTCCTCGAACTTCCCGCGCAGGAGCCCGAGCGTGAGCCGGGCACCGTACATGGGGACCTTCGGCAGGAGCCTGATCATGTACGGCAGGCCGCCGATGTGGTCCTCGTGCCCGTGCGTCAGCACCCAGCCCTTGATCTTGTGGGAGTTCTCGACGACCCAGTCGATCTTCGGCACGATGATGTCGACGCCGAGCATCTCCGTCTCCGGGAACGCGAGGCCCCCGTCGACCAGGAGGATCTCGTCGTCGTACTCGAAGGCGAACATGTTCTTGCCGATCTCGCCCATGCCGCCGAGCGCGATGACCTTCAGCTTCTTGTCGTCGCCCTGGGCCTGCCGCTCGCTAGCGGGAGCACCGCCGGAGCCCTGGGTGGCGCCGGCTCTCCTGGGAGCGTCGCCGGCGCGTTGGTCCGGTCGACCGGCGGCCTGGCCGCCTTGACCACTCTGGCCGCCTTGACCCGCCTGGCCGTCCTGACGCCCCGCGCCCTGCCGCCCAGCGCCGCGGCGTCCGCGCCGCGCCCTGCCGCCGCCGTCGGCCGGCGCCTGTGGGGCGCCGCCCGGGTCCTTGGCAGCGGCATCCTTGGCGGTAGCCGCCTTCGACCCCTGCCTGTCGTCTTGCCTTGCTTCCGGTCGCCGCGCCCGTGGCGCGGCAGGGCTTTCCTGGCCGCTCGTGTCGGCGGCGGCGCGCTTTCTTCTGCGCGTCTCGTTGAGCTTGCGCTCGTCATCTGGCATGTTCTGTTTCCTCTATCTGCTTGATTTCGTCTTAGAAGCGGTCGCGCCGGGGGCCGCGGTCGCGGCTGTTCCGGTCGCGTCGCTCTCCGCGGTCGCCGCCTGGACCACGTCGCGGTCCGCGCGGGGCGATCTTGCCTTCCAGCTCGGGGCGCACGAGGTCGATCTTGCCGCGCTCGTCGATGCCGTTGACCTTGACCCTCAGCCGGTCGCCCTGCTTGAGGAAGTCCTCGACGTTCTCGACGCGCTCCTCGGCGATCTGGCTGATGTGCAGCAGGCCGTCAGTGCCCGGGAAGAGCGTGATGAAGGCGCCGAACTCCGTCGTCTTGGCAACCACGCCGTCGTACTCCTTGCCGACCTCGGCGGAGGCGGTGAGCGCCTCTATCTGGGCCTTGACGGCCCTGGCGGCGGTGGAGTCCTCGGAGTAGATGCGCACGGTGCCGTCTTCCTGGACCTCGACGGTCGCGCCCATGGCCTCGAGCTCCCGGATCTGCTTGCCGCCGGGCCCGATGACCGTGCCGATCTTGTCGACCGGGATCTTGACCTGCAGGATGCGCGGGGCGCGGGCCGAGATCTCGCTCCTCGCGGCCGGGAGGGCCTTCGCCATCTCGCCGAGGATGTGCAGCCTGCCGATGCGCGCCTGGGCGAGGGCCTCGCGCATGACGGCGGCGGTGATGCCGCCGATCTTGATGTCCATCTGCAGGGCCGTCACGCCCTCCGCCGTCCCGGTGACCTTGAAGTCCATGTCGCCGAGGGCGTCCTCGGAGCCGAGGATGTCCGTGAGGATGCGGTAGGACGAGCCTTCCATCACGAGGCCCATGGCGATGCCGGCCACGGAGGCCCTGAGGGGCACGCCGGCGTCCATGAGCGCGAGGCAGCCGGAGCAGACCGTGGCCATCGAGGACGAGCCGTTGGACTCGAGCGTCTCGCCGACGACGCGCACCACGTAAGGGAACTCCTCCTGGCTCGGCATGACGTCGAGCAGGGCGCGGCGCGCGAGGTTGCCGTGGCCGAGCTCGCGCCTGCCTGTCCCCCTGAGGCGCTTGACCTCGCCGGTGGAGAAGGGCGGGAAGTTGTAGTGCAGCATGAACTCCTCGCTGGAGTCCAGGCTGAGGTCGTCCACGAGGCGGTTATCGCGGCCCGTGCCGAGGGTCGCCACGCCGAGGACCTGCGTCTCGCCGCGCGTGAACACGGCTGAGCCGTGGGCCATCGGCAGCACGCCTGTCTCGATCCAGATGGGCCGCACCTGATCGGAGCGCCGGCCGTCCACGCGGAGGTTCTCCTCGAGGATGAGGCGGCGCAGCTCGGCCTGCTCGACCTTGTCGAACGCGACCTTGTACTCCTCGACGAGCGCGGCGGCGCCGTCGGCCGTGGCGTCGGGGACGAGCTCGGCGATGATCGCATCGCGCAGCGCCTTGACGGTCTCGGAGCGCTCGTGCTTGCCTTCCGTGAGGAGGGCGGCGCGCAGCTTGCCGGCCGCGCCGCGCCGCACGCCCTCGAGGGCCGCCTGGGAGAGCTCTACGGCGGGGGTGAAGCCCTTCTTGGCCTGGCCGATCTCGCTCTTGATCCGCTCGATGAGCGCCACGACGGGGGCGAGCTGCGCCTGGGCGAACTCGATGGCGCCGACCATCACGTCCTCGCCGAGCTCGTTGGCGGCCGCCTCGACCATGAGCACGGCGTCCTTGCTCGCCGCGACGGTCAGCTCCAGCTGGGAGCCGCCCTCGTGGAGGAGGCGCATGCTGGGGTTGGCGACGTACTGGCCGTCCGCGTAGCCGACGGTGCAGCAGGCCGTCGGGCCGTTCCACGGGATGTCGGAGATGGAGAGGGCGGCGGAGGCGCCGATGGCGGCGAGCGGCGCCGGGTCGTTGACCTGGTCGGCCGAGAGCACGGTCACGATGACCTGGACCTCGTTGCGCAGGCCCTTGGGGAAGAGGGGGCGGATCTGGCGGTCGACGATGCGCGCGTTGAGCGTGCCCTGGATGCCGGGGCGGCCCTCGCGGCGCATGAACGAGCCGGGGATCTTGCCGATGGCGTAGTGGCGCTCCTCGTACTCGACCGTGAGGGGGAGGAACGGCACGGGGGAGGCGCTGTCGTTCATCTGCGCCGTGACCAGCACGAGCGTGTCGCCGTAGCGCACGGTCACGCTGCCGGCCGCCTGCTTGGCGAGCTTGCCCGTTTCGATGACCAGCTCGCGGCCGCCGAACTGGGTGATGTACCGGTGGTGGTTGGGTAGGTTCACTGTCTCTCCTTCGCTCTCTTCCGCTTCGATGCCCGCTGTCATGACCTTGCCGGCCATGTGTGAACGGCGAGGCCGTGGGTTGGCCTCGCCGCTGGTGCCAAGTTCAGTCAGTGGCGCTCGCGAAGGCGCCTCTGGTGTATGAGCCGCACGGTCCATCTGGGGCGGCCGTGCAGTGGCCTCGACCTCGTCCGGCAGGGATGATCCTTCTCGGCTGCCGGCTCAGCGGCGGAGTCCGAGGTTGGCGATCAGTTCCTTGTACGCGTCGTAATCCGTGCGCTCCAAGTAGGAGAGGAGGCGCTTGCGCTTGCCGACCATCATGAGCAGGCCGCGGCGGCCGTGATGGTCCTTCTTGTGGTTCTGGAGATGGGCGCTGAGCTCCTCGATGCGCTTGGTCAGGAGCGCCACCTGCACGGGGGCCGAACCGGTGTCCTGCGCGTCCTTACCGTAACGCTCGATGACCTCGAGCTTCTGTTCCGCGTTCATCGGCATATCTTTGGTCTACCTCTCAGATCGTGTGTTCCCGAGCCGGATCCGCTTGCTATTCGAGTCGATACCGGCCAAGGTGTCAACCGACGAATTGTAGCACATGCCTGGCGGGTCAGGGGTGAGCCTCGAACCAACCAACGATGGCCTCGAGCCGCGCGACCCGCCTGTCGGGCCTGCCCGAGCGGGAGAGCTCGTGGCCTTCGCCCGGCACGCGGAAGAGCTCCGTCTCCGCCTTCCCGAGGTGCTTGAGCACGGCGAAGAGCTGCTCCGCCTGCTCGATGGGGCAGCGGTAGTCCTCCTCGGAGTGCACGATGAGGAGGGGCGTCTCGATCTTGTCGGCGTACCGGATGGGGCTCTGGCGCCAGAGCGCCTCCACGTCGCCCCACGGCACCCCGGCGAGCTCGCGCTCGACGAACCATGGGCCGATGTCCGAGGTGCCGTACATGCTCGTCCAGTTGCAGATGCTCCGCTGGGTGACGGCGGAGCGGAAGCGCGTCGTCTGGCCGACCAGCCAGTTCGTCATGAAGCCGCCGTAGCTGCCCCCGGTCAGGTGGAGCGGGGTCTTCTTGCGGCCGAGGCGCGCGGCACCGGCCTCCGCGAAGGCCATGACGTCGTCGGCGTCCACCGACCCGTACCGGCCGAGCATGCTCGTGGCGAACGTGTGACCGTAGCTGCTGCTCCCGCGCGGGTTGCCGAAGATGACGGCGTAGCCCCGTGCCGCCAGGAGCTGGAACTCGAGCTGGAAGCCGTAGCCGTAGTTCGTGTGCGGACCGCCGTGGACTTCGACCACCGCGGCGCCGTCCTTGCGGGGCTTGGCGGGCTCGAGGACCCAGAACTGCGCTTCGGCGTCGCCGGCCGTGAAGGGCCCAGCCGGGGTCGCGAGCTCGAGGCGCTTGCGCCAGGCGTCGTTCGCGTGGCTGAGCCGTACCTCGCGCCCGTCCGCGAGGAGGGCGTTCACCTCGCCCGGCGTGTCGGGCGTCTCGGCGATGAAGAGCGCCGCCACGCCGCCGGCGGTGGTCGGCGCCGCGAAGGCCGTGACGACGCGCCCGCTCGCCGCGATGGACGCGGTCCCGACGGTCGAGCTCTTGCCTGCCGTCGGCGTGCCGGGCCTGGCCTTGGCGGCCGAGGTCGAGTCGGCGCCGAGCGCGTCCGCGAGAGGCTGGAGCGCGCCGTCGAGGGTGAGGCGCGCCAGACCGCTCGCCCCCGCGGCGTTCACGAGCACGGTGAGCGCCGAGCCGTCCTCGCTCCACGCCGGTCCGAACGGGTAAGCGCCGAAGCGGCTGTCGCCCCCGGCGCTCGGGGGCGTCGCGACCTCGCCCGAGAGGAGGCGGGGCTTGGCGCGCGGCCCGCGCGCGTCGAGGAGCCAGACCCCGCCTTCGGCCGCCACGTCGTCCTGGCGCTGGCTGGCCGTGTACGCCAGCCAGGCGCCGTCGGGAGAAGGCTGCAAGGACGACAAGCCGACGACGTCCTCGACGCGGACGCTCGCCGTGCCCGTCTTCAGGTCGAGCAGGGCGATGTCGGCACGGAACTCGCCGGCCGAGCGCTCGCCGGCCGGGACGGCGAGCCACACCGCCGCGCCTCCCGGTGCGAACGCCATGAGCCGCGGCGACTCGTGAAGGTCCGTGACCTTGCGCGACTCGCCCTTGGCGAGGTTCAGGACGTATAGCTGGCTGGTCGTGCTTGGTACGACGCCGACGCCGTCCCCGCGCCAGTAGCGCCTGGTGATGCGCCGCGGCTGGCCGTTCTTGGCGCCCAGGTCATCGTGCTCGCCGAGGCTCAGGTAGGCGATCCGCTTGCCGTCCGGCGCCCAGGCGAACGCGGCCACGCCCGCCTTGTGGCTCGTGAGCCGCTCGGGTTCGCCGCCGCCGACCGGCATGACGTGGAGTTGAGCCGGGGCGCCGGCCTCGCCGGTGCGGAGGAAGGCGAGCCGGTCGCCGGTGGGGGAGAAGCGCGGCGACCTGTCCGCGTACTCCCCGCGGGTGAACTCGGTCGGCCTGCGCCTGCCGAGGCCCTCGAGCGGGCGCAGGTGGACGCGGCTCCGGTAACGGGGCGGCGTGTAGGGCTTGCCGCCCGCGGCTTCGGGGTCGCCGACGGCCGGCACGACGTCGGTGAGTACCCACGCCGCAAGGCGGCCGTCGGCCGAGACCTGGACGTCGGAGACCGTGCGCAGGGTGAGGAGATCACTGCTCTTCAGGGGTCTGGCCACGTGAGGACTACCGTTCCGCGCCGCTCCGGCGCACTGGATTCGTCGTTACCCTACCGTCACCCTGCTCGGCCGGCGCCGATGGCGTACAACAGGATGCCGGCGGCCACGCCCGCGTTCAGCGAGCCGACCTTGCCGACGAGCGGGATGGCCACGAGCTCGTCGCAGCGCTCGCGCACGAGGCGCCGCATGCCGTCGCCTTCGGAGCCGATGACGAGGGCCACGGGACGGCGCCAGTCGATGTCGGACGGCGCGCTCGTGGCCGCCGCGTCGGCGCCGTACACCCAGACGCCGCGCTCCTTGAGCTCCTCGATGGTGCGGGGCAGGTTGGTGACGACGACGAGCGGCACGTGCGCGGTGGCGCCTGCCGCGGCCTTCACGACGACGGCCGTCAGGGGCGCTGAGCGGCGCTCCTCCATGACCACCCCGTGCGCCCCGAGCGCCTCGGCGCTGCGGATGATGGCGCCGACGTTGCGTGGGTCGGTCAGGTGGTCGAGGAGGACGACGAGGACCTCCTCGCCCCGCTCGCGCGCCCGGTCGAACACGGCGTCGATACCGACCGTCCTCACCTCGGGTAGCAGGGCGGCGACGCCTTGGTGCTGAGTCGTCTTGAGGACCTGGTCGAGCTGGATGCGCGGCACCTCGTCGAGCGGCACGTCGGCCGCCGCGGCCGCGCGCCGCAGCTCCTTGAGGATGCCGGGCTGCACCCCGCGCGCCACCGCGACGCGCTCGACCTGGGCGTCGCGCATGGCCTCGAGGACGGCGTTACGACCGTAGATCCACATGGGGTCCAAGTATACGTTCGTTGCCCTGCGTTGCCTCGGTTGCCCTGCGTCGCCTCGGCGGGAGCCGGGTGCGACCCCGCGCGCCGGCGACGATCGGCAGCGGCCGGCGTTGGCGGCTACAGACCGAGCGCCGCGCGCGCGGCTCGCTCGTCACGGCGCAGCTGGGCGCGCAGCTCGTCGACGCCGCCGAACGGCCGTTGGTCGCGCAGGTGCGCAACGAAGCGCACGTCCAGCTCCGTGTCGTACAGGTCGCCCGCGAAATCGAAGAG from Trueperaceae bacterium carries:
- a CDS encoding ribonuclease J, with the translated sequence MPDDERKLNETRRRKRAAADTSGQESPAAPRARRPEARQDDRQGSKAATAKDAAAKDPGGAPQAPADGGGRARRGRRGAGRQGAGRQDGQAGQGGQSGQGGQAAGRPDQRAGDAPRRAGATQGSGGAPASERQAQGDDKKLKVIALGGMGEIGKNMFAFEYDDEILLVDGGLAFPETEMLGVDIIVPKIDWVVENSHKIKGWVLTHGHEDHIGGLPYMIRLLPKVPMYGARLTLGLLRGKFEEFKLSESDVDLREISTDARVKVSKSFTVDFFRMTHSIPDNSGIIVHTPIGRVVHSGDFKLDYNPADGKTSHLHKLAQAGADGVLLLISDSTNAERPGYTPSEHDVAMAVDEIVAKAKGRVIVTTFSSHVHRLQNFVRIAERYDRRVVMEGRSMVKAIGIAQELGYLEAKHAFVSTDDLGDMQDDKVLFLCTGSQGQPMAALSRLANGTHRKIRLKPGDTVILSSNPIPGNEEAVGRVINQLYASRVNVLYPPAYKVHTSGHASREELKLILDLTRPKFFLPWHGEMRHQVHHQRLADGMSHPPKKTLIVGNGDVVELSRDDMKVTGSVDAGVVLIDTVGKAGDEVTEPIIRDRQALSADGVVVIMALASKSPTVEVIMRGVAQGSNGMKDEVEKIALESLQRGIREKRRLGDIRDDIFYPVRRYIRKATGRNPLIVPTVIEN
- the pnp gene encoding polyribonucleotide nucleotidyltransferase, which gives rise to MNLPNHHRYITQFGGRELVIETGKLAKQAAGSVTVRYGDTLVLVTAQMNDSASPVPFLPLTVEYEERHYAIGKIPGSFMRREGRPGIQGTLNARIVDRQIRPLFPKGLRNEVQVIVTVLSADQVNDPAPLAAIGASAALSISDIPWNGPTACCTVGYADGQYVANPSMRLLHEGGSQLELTVAASKDAVLMVEAAANELGEDVMVGAIEFAQAQLAPVVALIERIKSEIGQAKKGFTPAVELSQAALEGVRRGAAGKLRAALLTEGKHERSETVKALRDAIIAELVPDATADGAAALVEEYKVAFDKVEQAELRRLILEENLRVDGRRSDQVRPIWIETGVLPMAHGSAVFTRGETQVLGVATLGTGRDNRLVDDLSLDSSEEFMLHYNFPPFSTGEVKRLRGTGRRELGHGNLARRALLDVMPSQEEFPYVVRVVGETLESNGSSSMATVCSGCLALMDAGVPLRASVAGIAMGLVMEGSSYRILTDILGSEDALGDMDFKVTGTAEGVTALQMDIKIGGITAAVMREALAQARIGRLHILGEMAKALPAARSEISARAPRILQVKIPVDKIGTVIGPGGKQIRELEAMGATVEVQEDGTVRIYSEDSTAARAVKAQIEALTASAEVGKEYDGVVAKTTEFGAFITLFPGTDGLLHISQIAEERVENVEDFLKQGDRLRVKVNGIDERGKIDLVRPELEGKIAPRGPRRGPGGDRGERRDRNSRDRGPRRDRF
- the rpsO gene encoding 30S ribosomal protein S15, which codes for MPMNAEQKLEVIERYGKDAQDTGSAPVQVALLTKRIEELSAHLQNHKKDHHGRRGLLMMVGKRKRLLSYLERTDYDAYKELIANLGLRR
- a CDS encoding S9 family peptidase; translated protein: MARPLKSSDLLTLRTVSDVQVSADGRLAAWVLTDVVPAVGDPEAAGGKPYTPPRYRSRVHLRPLEGLGRRRPTEFTRGEYADRSPRFSPTGDRLAFLRTGEAGAPAQLHVMPVGGGEPERLTSHKAGVAAFAWAPDGKRIAYLSLGEHDDLGAKNGQPRRITRRYWRGDGVGVVPSTTSQLYVLNLAKGESRKVTDLHESPRLMAFAPGGAAVWLAVPAGERSAGEFRADIALLDLKTGTASVRVEDVVGLSSLQPSPDGAWLAYTASQRQDDVAAEGGVWLLDARGPRAKPRLLSGEVATPPSAGGDSRFGAYPFGPAWSEDGSALTVLVNAAGASGLARLTLDGALQPLADALGADSTSAAKARPGTPTAGKSSTVGTASIAASGRVVTAFAAPTTAGGVAALFIAETPDTPGEVNALLADGREVRLSHANDAWRKRLELATPAGPFTAGDAEAQFWVLEPAKPRKDGAAVVEVHGGPHTNYGYGFQLEFQLLAARGYAVIFGNPRGSSSYGHTFATSMLGRYGSVDADDVMAFAEAGAARLGRKKTPLHLTGGSYGGFMTNWLVGQTTRFRSAVTQRSICNWTSMYGTSDIGPWFVERELAGVPWGDVEALWRQSPIRYADKIETPLLIVHSEEDYRCPIEQAEQLFAVLKHLGKAETELFRVPGEGHELSRSGRPDRRVARLEAIVGWFEAHP
- the rlmB gene encoding 23S rRNA (guanosine(2251)-2'-O)-methyltransferase RlmB, producing MWIYGRNAVLEAMRDAQVERVAVARGVQPGILKELRRAAAAADVPLDEVPRIQLDQVLKTTQHQGVAALLPEVRTVGIDAVFDRARERGEEVLVVLLDHLTDPRNVGAIIRSAEALGAHGVVMEERRSAPLTAVVVKAAAGATAHVPLVVVTNLPRTIEELKERGVWVYGADAAATSAPSDIDWRRPVALVIGSEGDGMRRLVRERCDELVAIPLVGKVGSLNAGVAAGILLYAIGAGRAG